The sequence AGCCGCCGTAGTGGCCCCTCTGGCGGCAGGGAGCAGCGAGGTTCACTGGCAGTTAACCATCATGATGACACTAATGATGGGGACATGGTGTCTGGTGGCCAGCCGCTTCAAGCTGGGGGCATTGGCTGATCTATTATCGCGCCCCATCCTGACCGGCTTACTAAATGGTGTGGCAATTACCATTATTGTCGATCAGTTGGGTAAGGTCTTTGGTTTTATGACCCGCCCGCCACAACTGATTGAGCGGGTTTTGGCGCTCCCCCATAATTTGTATAACAGCCATCTGCCCACGGTCGCCATTTCGTTGCTGACTTTTGTGGTGCTGTATGGCGTCAAATGGTTACGACCCAACTGGCCTGCGCCGTTGCTGGCGATTGTTATCGCGACCTTCGTCTCCTGGGCTGCCAATATGGCGCAATTTGGCGTCGCGGTGGTCGGTGGATTTGACGGCGGACTGCCGATGGTACATTGGCCTGATTTCCAACCGGGTTTGTTGCGCGACATGGTTATTCCGGCCCTGAACCTTGCGGTGGTCAGTTTTGTTAGCATGATGCTGACTGCCCGCAGCTTTGCCGCCAAAAATGGCTATGAGGTGGATGCGGATGTAGAGCTGCGCGCCTTGGGTATTAGCAATATTGTCTCCGCGTTATCCCAAGGTTTTGCTATCAGTGGCGCCAGTACCCGCACTGCGGTGAATGATGCTAATAATGGTAAGAGCCAACTGGTGTCGATTATTGCCGCGCTGGTCATTGCGATGGTGCTGCTGTTTTTAACCCGCCCACTGCAATTTATTCCCATCGCGGCACTGGGTGTCGTGCTGATTTATGCCGCCTGGTCACTACTGGGATTTCGCAGTTTATGGCAGTTGCGGAAACGTAATACCCAGGCTTTCTATCTGGCGATTTTTACCTTTGTCAGTGTGGTATTGGTCGGGGTAATTAGTGGCATCGGTTTAGCGGTATTATTGGGTTTATTACAATTCTTACGCACCGTATTCCGCCCGACAGAGCAGCTATTAGGGGTGAATGCCGATGGTATGATTCATTCAATGCGCAGCGGAAATGGCATTAAACCTGTACCTGGGGTGATGATTTATCGTTTTAACTCACCACTGACCTATTTTAACGTGGCCTATTTTAAGCGGCGTATTCTAAATTTGGTCGATAGCACCCCTCATCCGGCGGATTGGGTGGTCATTGATGCGGTGGCCAGTTTCACCTATGCCGACATCAGTGTTCTGGCGGCGATCGATGAGCTTAAACGTGATCTGAAACAGCGCAATATTAAGTTGATATTGGCGGGTCGACGCACCGAACTGACCCGCTGGTTCCGTATTAATCGGCTGAAAAGTCATGACGATGACCTGATTTTGGTGCCGGATCTCTATCTGGCACTGAAGCTCATTCAGAGTAAACAGCGGGTCGCCGAGAAGCACGAATCAGCAGCTGATCCAGAGCCTGAAATCAGTTAGCCGGTTGAGCCAGGGGCGTGTTAACAGGGGTTAAACCGTAAAAAAGGGCCGTAATGGCCCTTTTGCAGACTGCTGACAAAGTTGATAAGCGGGGAAATGTGCCGAATGGGTCGTAACGGCGTGAGCCGTCGGAGCGCCCATCGGTGCAGTCGCCCCGCCTGTTGCGGAGTGACAAAATAGGTTTGTCAACAACCTCCTTTTGTCACTTTATCTGTAGCGATATTTACGCGGTAACATCTGTTGGCCGCAACAACATATATAAGCGGAACAGATAGACCAGTAACAGTGCAGAGACCAGATTGCTCAGTGCACTTAAAACAACTGTCGCAATAGGGGTTGGCAGAGCCGTTAGGTGGCTTACCAGATACAGCAAAATCAATTTGGCTGCTATCCACAACATCATGGCCGGGACAATCAACCGGACATTGGCGAAGGCCAATTTAGTGCTGGCTTTGATTGCGGCAAAAACACCCATCTTCTCAGTGGTTACAATCACCGGCGACAACGACAGCGCGACGGCAATAACCACACCGGGCACGATAAACATCGTCAACCCTAGCTGAATCAACAAGGTGCCGATAAACATCAGCAGCAGTAAGCGAGGCAGAATAGGGACAGAAATCCCAATCGCCTGTAGTGCACTCACCCGGCGGCCCTGAGAGACCATCGAGATTAGCGTTAACATTCCACCCACTAATAATACGTTACCGACTAATGCGGAGAAGGTTGCCGCTGCAGAGACCTTAAGCAGTACCATCTGCTGCTCAGGTGTCATTTGCGAGACTATCTCACTGATGCTGACAGTTGCCGATGAGGTAATATCGCTTTCCGTGGTATTTAACAGATTCAGTTGTTCAGTATCAGGGATAAAAGCCTGATTTAACATGACGGTAATGAACGCAGTCAGTAGGGCCAGTAACAGGATCGCTGGCAGCTGATTACGTAAAAAGTTAAAACTGTCACGGTATAAAGTGTTAGCCGTGATAGGCATGAAAGCTCCTTGGGGTCGAAAAAATAGTGCTTAGCTAATGATTATACCTTGTTATGGCGCGCGATGGGACACTGAGATTGGCCGACGACTGATTTCTTCTAATCTAATTACCTTGACGTTATCAATAGGTAACGGTGGCAACCCATAGTGCACGCGGGCGCGATCGCAGGATGGATTATGGCTATCGCCTTCGCCTGAGCGCTCAAATTGCTGGCGATTACGATTTCACACAGACAACATCCAAGCATGGCAGCATCCCCCGCAGTTCCATTTTTCATCCATCAAGGGCAGCACGATTTTCGCCAAAATGGCTTTTATGATCCAGATCAATTTCAATATAATTAAGGAATTAAATAACCCTACATAAAATAGGATTTATTTAAGTTGTTGCAAAAGATGTGATCTCGAGTGGATCATAAATAATCATTTGTAGGTATATTCTGTTCGCGAATATACCTACAAATGGAATGGATAATGAAAAAAATCACTTTGGCATTGTTAGCTGTAGCAGCTCTGGCACCAACTGCGGCAAGCGCGCATCAAGCAGGCGATTATATTTTCCGGGCAGGGACAGCAACTGTCAGGCCAAATACCGGCTCTGATGACGTATTAGGTTATGGTTCCTTCAAAGCGGATAATAATACCCAACTGGGTCTGACCTTCAGTTATCTGATTACGGATAATATCGGGGTAGAATTGCTGGCCGCCACGCCGTTTCGTCATAAAATAGGCCTCGGGCCAACCGGTGATATTGCCGAAGTTAAGCAATTACCGCCAACCTTAATGGCGCAATACTATTTCCGCGACAAGCAAGACAAACTGCGCCCATATCTCGGTATAGGCTTAAACTACACCACTTTCTTTGATGAAAAATTCAACAGCACCGGTACTGCTGCGGGTCTAACCGACCTGAGCGTGAAAGATTCATGGGGTATTGCCGGTCAAGCCGGTATGGACTACATGGTCAGTGAAAACTGGATGCTAAATATGTCCGTCTGGTGGATGAATATCGAGTCAGACGTGAAATTCAAAGCGGGTGGGGTAGAGCAGAGTATTAGCACTCGTCTTGATCCATGGGTGTTTATGTTTGGCGCGGGTTACCGTTTCTAATTACCCTTCGTCCTTGGCACGACAGCGGTGTTAGCGGCACTCGCGCACCCGAATCACTTACTTGAGTAAGCTCATCGGGATTTGCTCGTTTGCTGCCTTGCTGTCGCCCCAATGACTTTGGGTAATAGTTGCTTCTTGGCACGACAGCGGTGTTAGCGGCACTCGTGCACCCGAATCACTTACTTGAGTAAGCTCATCGGGATTTGCTCGTTTGCTGCCTTGCTGTCGCCCCAATGACTTTGGGTAATAGTTGCTTCTTGGCACGACAGCGGTGTTAGCGGCACTCGCGCACCCGAATCACTGACTTGAGAACTTAAGATTGCAGAGGGGGCTTTGCAATGGAGGCGCAGAGATGCGCCTCCAAACATAACACTAGCGGATCAGCATTTGATCACTGACAGATTTCACCCCGGGTACGGAGCGGGTGATCTGCACCGCACGGTTTGCATCCTGACGTGAGCTAACGAAGCCACTCAACTGAACCCGCCCTTTGAACGTTTCAACACTGATCTCAGTCGATTTTAAATTCTTCTCACCTAGCAGTGCGGACTTAACCTTAGTGGTGACGACGGTGTCATCAATATAACCACCGGTTCCTTCTGATTTTGCTGTTGGCGCACAAGCTGATACGGCCATTGCCATAATAACCGCAATGCATAAGGCTGAAAGGGTCTTAAAAAGCTTCATAAATGACTCTCCATGTTATTGATGTCACAAGGGGGACTGGGTTAAACACTAAACACTGATTCAATGTGGCATTAATGCATACTTTACACAGTGCTATAGCCCATACAGGGCACCATAAATGTAAAAAAATGCTTAGTGTGTTACATGATTATTAGTGATGGATGGCTTTTATTCAAATTCACGGTGAATTTGAAGTGAGGAAGACATTGAAAAAAGAGAGTAAAGCGCCGGAGCTGAGCAAGCCATCAGGCGCTTATTGGCTAATTAACGACGTGTTGCGGCTTTCATCTCAGTCACAAAACGGGTCAGTTGTGCCAGCATCACTGCGGGCTGCGAGACATTGTTTTCAATGATTTTTACAATTGCGGAACCTGAAATAGCGCCTGCCGCCCCTGCCGCTAAACTGCTTTTCACCTGTTCAGGTTCTGAAATGCCAAAACCTTGCAGTGCGGGTGCGGCATGATACTCCCGCAATGTATCGATCAGATGATTCAGCGGTAGATGGCCGTGATTCTCCGCCCCCGTCACACCCGCGCGGGAGAGCAGATAGGTATAGCCACGGCCATGGGAGGCAATTTCCCGCAGCAAATCATCATCTGCGTTCGGTGGACAGATAAAGATCGGCGCAATGTTGTGGCGTAGTGCCGCCGCGCGGAAGGGGGCTGACTCTTCAAATGGCACGTCGGCGATCAGCACCGAGTCCACCCCCACCTCAGCGCAACGTTGATAGAAATTATCAATTCCGTTGTGGAATACCAAGTTCGCATACATCAGCAGGCCAATTGGGATCGCCGGATGTTTTTTGCGAATTTCCGCCAGCATCTCAAAACAGATAGCCGGTGTGACCCCGGCGGCAAAGGCACGTAGCGCGGCATTTTGAATCGTCGGGCCATCGGCCAGCGGGTCAGAGAAAGGGATGCCCAACTCCAACGCATCGGCACCGGCAGCAATCAAGGTGTCAATAATCTCTAACGATAGCGCGGGTGAGGGATCGCCTAACTGTACAAAAGGTACAAACGCCCCCTCTTTTTTGGCGGCTAATTGTTGAAAAAGCTGTTGATAACGCTCCATTAAATCTCTCCCCGAGCTTTCAGAATATCGTGAACGGTGAAAATATCTTTATCACCACGACCGGACAGATTGACCACCAATATCTGCTCTTTCTCCGGCGACGCTTTAATCATTTTCAAGGCATGGGCCAGCGCATGGGAGGACTCCAACGCGGGGATGATCCCCTCTTGGCATGACAGTGCTTTAAAGGCGTCCAGCGCTTCATCATCGGTCACCGAAACATAATCGGCGCGACCGATGCTGTTCAAATAGGCATGTTGTGGCCCGACCGATGGGAAATCCAGCCCGGCAGAGATGGAGTAAGACTCTTCGATTTGACCATCACTGGTCTGCATCATTGGCGATTTCATACCGAAGTAGATGCCCACTTTACCGTGCTTAAGTGGTGCGCCATGTTGACCGGTTTCGATGCCAAGTCCTGCGGGTTCGACCCCAATTAACCCCACGTTCGGCTCATCAATAAAGTCAGCAAACATGCCGATGGCGTTGGAGCCGCCCCCGACACACGCCAGTACGGCATCGGGCAGACGGCCTTCGCGGGCTAACATCTGCGCTTTGGTCTCTTCGCCAATCATACGTTGGAACTCACGCACAATGGTCGGGTAAGGGTGCGGGCCTGCGGCCGTTCCCAGCATATAGTGAGCCGTTTCGTAGCTACCAGACCAGTCGCGCAGCGCTTCGTTACAAGCATCTTTCAGTGTTGACGATCCACTGTGCACCGGGATCACTTCGGCCCCCATCAGGCGCATCCGGAACACGTTCGGTGACTGACGCTCAATGTCTTTCGCCCCCATGTAGATGCGGCACTTCAAGCCCAGCAGGGCGCAAGCCAGTGCTGACGCCACGCCATGTTGACCGGCCCCAGTTTCAGCAATGATTTCAGTCTTACCCATACGTTTTGCTAATAAAGCTTGCCCCAAAACCTGATTGGTTTTGTGCGCGCCGCCGTGTAGCAAGTCTTCACGTTTCAGATATAACTTGGTTTTCGTCCCTGCGGTCAGGTTTTGACATAGCGTTAGCGCTGTCGGGCGACCGGCGTAGTTCTTCAACAAATCCTGAAATGCCGCCTGAAATTCAGGGTCCAGTTGAGCGCTGACAAAAGCCTCTTCCAGTTGCTTCAGTGCTGGCATCAGGATCTGTGGCACATACATGCCACCGAACTCGCCAAAATAGGGATTAAGTGTGGTCATTTTTTGTCCTTTCTAGGATTAACCAATATATGGCTATCAATGTGTGGCTATAAATGAAATCAATAAGTCCGCAATGCATTGAATGCAGCGGTGATCAACTGTGGATCTTTAATGCCGGGGGCGCTTTCGACACCGGAGTTGAAATCCAGTCCCGCGCAGCCAAGTTGTGCCGCGGCCGCACAGTTGTCGGCACTCAAACCACCGGCCAGCAGGACGTTATCCAGTGACTCGCCGGCCAACAGTGACCAGTCAAAATGTTGGCCGCTGCCACCCTGACCATTATCCAGGACATAACGTTCGACATGCTGCAAGTTGCGGGCAGGCAGGGTGTCGCTGACACTCAGCGCCTTCCAGATCTGGCAATTGGCAGGTAAAACTTGACGTAATTGATCGATATAAGTTTGATCTTCTTGCCCATGCAACTGCACGGCCGCCAGTGCTAAGCGCTCGGCGATGGGTTGGATGGTCTCTATTTGGGCATCACGGAACACGCCAACGTATTTCAGCGGCGCGCCACTGATCACCACTCGGG comes from Yersinia bercovieri ATCC 43970 and encodes:
- the ompW gene encoding outer membrane protein OmpW, coding for MKKITLALLAVAALAPTAASAHQAGDYIFRAGTATVRPNTGSDDVLGYGSFKADNNTQLGLTFSYLITDNIGVELLAATPFRHKIGLGPTGDIAEVKQLPPTLMAQYYFRDKQDKLRPYLGIGLNYTTFFDEKFNSTGTAAGLTDLSVKDSWGIAGQAGMDYMVSENWMLNMSVWWMNIESDVKFKAGGVEQSISTRLDPWVFMFGAGYRF
- a CDS encoding YciC family protein; this translates as MPITANTLYRDSFNFLRNQLPAILLLALLTAFITVMLNQAFIPDTEQLNLLNTTESDITSSATVSISEIVSQMTPEQQMVLLKVSAAATFSALVGNVLLVGGMLTLISMVSQGRRVSALQAIGISVPILPRLLLLMFIGTLLIQLGLTMFIVPGVVIAVALSLSPVIVTTEKMGVFAAIKASTKLAFANVRLIVPAMMLWIAAKLILLYLVSHLTALPTPIATVVLSALSNLVSALLLVYLFRLYMLLRPTDVTA
- the trpA gene encoding tryptophan synthase subunit alpha, which produces MERYQQLFQQLAAKKEGAFVPFVQLGDPSPALSLEIIDTLIAAGADALELGIPFSDPLADGPTIQNAALRAFAAGVTPAICFEMLAEIRKKHPAIPIGLLMYANLVFHNGIDNFYQRCAEVGVDSVLIADVPFEESAPFRAAALRHNIAPIFICPPNADDDLLREIASHGRGYTYLLSRAGVTGAENHGHLPLNHLIDTLREYHAAPALQGFGISEPEQVKSSLAAGAAGAISGSAIVKIIENNVSQPAVMLAQLTRFVTEMKAATRR
- a CDS encoding BON domain-containing protein; this encodes MKLFKTLSALCIAVIMAMAVSACAPTAKSEGTGGYIDDTVVTTKVKSALLGEKNLKSTEISVETFKGRVQLSGFVSSRQDANRAVQITRSVPGVKSVSDQMLIR
- the trpB gene encoding tryptophan synthase subunit beta, which translates into the protein MTTLNPYFGEFGGMYVPQILMPALKQLEEAFVSAQLDPEFQAAFQDLLKNYAGRPTALTLCQNLTAGTKTKLYLKREDLLHGGAHKTNQVLGQALLAKRMGKTEIIAETGAGQHGVASALACALLGLKCRIYMGAKDIERQSPNVFRMRLMGAEVIPVHSGSSTLKDACNEALRDWSGSYETAHYMLGTAAGPHPYPTIVREFQRMIGEETKAQMLAREGRLPDAVLACVGGGSNAIGMFADFIDEPNVGLIGVEPAGLGIETGQHGAPLKHGKVGIYFGMKSPMMQTSDGQIEESYSISAGLDFPSVGPQHAYLNSIGRADYVSVTDDEALDAFKALSCQEGIIPALESSHALAHALKMIKASPEKEQILVVNLSGRGDKDIFTVHDILKARGEI
- a CDS encoding SulP family inorganic anion transporter; translation: MQRKSLRQWMPGLTQLMAYERDWLKPDLRAGLSVAAVALPIAIAYAELTGVSAAVGLYSCILPMIAYAFFGSSRQLIVGPDAATCAVIAAVVAPLAAGSSEVHWQLTIMMTLMMGTWCLVASRFKLGALADLLSRPILTGLLNGVAITIIVDQLGKVFGFMTRPPQLIERVLALPHNLYNSHLPTVAISLLTFVVLYGVKWLRPNWPAPLLAIVIATFVSWAANMAQFGVAVVGGFDGGLPMVHWPDFQPGLLRDMVIPALNLAVVSFVSMMLTARSFAAKNGYEVDADVELRALGISNIVSALSQGFAISGASTRTAVNDANNGKSQLVSIIAALVIAMVLLFLTRPLQFIPIAALGVVLIYAAWSLLGFRSLWQLRKRNTQAFYLAIFTFVSVVLVGVISGIGLAVLLGLLQFLRTVFRPTEQLLGVNADGMIHSMRSGNGIKPVPGVMIYRFNSPLTYFNVAYFKRRILNLVDSTPHPADWVVIDAVASFTYADISVLAAIDELKRDLKQRNIKLILAGRRTELTRWFRINRLKSHDDDLILVPDLYLALKLIQSKQRVAEKHESAADPEPEIS